The Gossypium arboreum isolate Shixiya-1 chromosome 2, ASM2569848v2, whole genome shotgun sequence region GTATCCTTGTTTTTTCTCGGGATTGTCTAAACATGGGTTCTTCTAAACTCCATCAGAATGATGCAAACTGTGTTTGGGTTGATGGGCCTATCATTGTAGGTGCAGGGCCATCGGGTCTAGCAACATCAGCTTGCCTTACTCAGCAGGGTGTCCCTTCTCTTATTCTTGAGAAAAGTGACTGCTTAGCTTCTCTATGGCTACTTCGAACCTATGATCGTCTCAAACTCCATCTCCCCAAACAGTTTTGTGAATTGCCACTCCTTGGTTTCCCTCACAATTTCCCCAAGTACCCAAACAAGCACCAGTTCATCTCTTACTTAGAATCCTACGCTGGACACTTCTCAATCCAACCTAGGTTCAACCAAGCGGTGCAAAACGCAGATTACGATCACATTTTGGGGTTCTGGAGGGTTAAAACTCAAGATTCTGAATACATTTCAAGGTGGCTTATTGTAGCTACTGGTGAAAATGCTGAGCCTGTAATACCAGACATTCCTGGGATTAACAAGTTCAACGGTTCTGTCGTTCATACTAGTTCGTATAAGTCGGGTTCTGAGTTTAAAAACCAAAGGGTTTTGGTCATTGGATGTGGCAACTCCGGCATGGAGGTCAGCTTAGACCTTTGCCGGTACAATGCAATCCCTCATATGGTTGTTAGAAACACGGTAACTTCATCTAATTCTATATTGGACTTCCTTAACTTCAATTTAAATCATAGTTAAAAAACGTACTCTATATTGTTTatatgtttgattttttttttttgttttgcagGTGCATGTATTGCCAAGGGAGATGTTTGGTTTCTCGACATTTGGAATAGCCATGGCGCTTATCAAATGGTTCCCATTATGGCTAGTAGATAAGTTCCTGTTGCTGGTTGCTAACTTCATCTTAGGCAACACTGACCAAGTAGGTCTCCGGCGACCAAAAGCTGGTCCAATTGAGCTCAAGAATGTCACTGGAAAGACACCGGTACTCGATGTTGGTGCATTATCACAGATAAAATCTGGGGAAATTAAGGTAAATAGACCCATGTTCGATCAATCACATCTTGTCCCAACATATATGCGTTTAGTTGATTTTGTTAGGTATTTCAGGTGATGGAAGGTGTGAAAGAGATAACAGGAAATGGAGCTAAGTTTATGGATGGACAAGAAAAGGAGATTGATTCTATAATCTTGGCAACTGGGTACAAAAGCAATGTGCCTACTTGGCTCAAggtaataacaataacaatgagTTGTTGCATTTTGTTTAGTTTTTAGTTCTATCTTATTGTGTATCACACATCACTTTCTGCCTTGGACACATGTATTTAGCCCACAAGCCAACAAATCTCTTCTTTTCTCCCTGCAGAGGAGAAAAAAGGAAGCCTCTTttttccatgaaagaaaacatatTTTATGTGTTCAAACTTCAAATGTGTTAAATATTTGTTTATTAGGGTTTACCGGAAATTAAATTCTCGGTGATGTGTAACTGTCATCAAATATAGTGTTGTTTTTTAGGATTCATTAGCCTAAACCAAGAAGAAATGGGTTTTTGTTACGATATTTTGACAGATTTTTCACCATTTCTTTTGGCACCAAACATGGATTAAAAGAGTTGATTTTATTAGTGGCAATAAATTTTTTCCCTTTTTGGAAATATAGGGATGTGATTTTTTCAACAAAGATGGCATGCCAAAAACGCCGTTTCCTAACGGATGGAAAGCAGAGAAGGGATTATACACAGTTGGGTTTACAAGAAGAGGGCTCCTAGGAACGGCTTCTGACGCCGTTAAAATTGCTAGGGACATTGCTCAACAATGGAGGCCAAACAACAGTTGTAGTAATTCTTATGTTATCCTGCTCAAAGAAACATGAttctaaaacaaaataataataaatacaaaaatacTTCTAAGTTCGATTTTACCGGAGGTTAGGCTTTTCGTTTTTCTTTTTAGAATATTGTAAATGCACCAATTTTGTTACAAAGGAGTTTTGCATCCATTTACCTCTTACGATGAGGTAAGTTAACTTTGtacaaaataatttcataaatagaatctattttcaaaatttattcaacaaatttgttttgaaattgtgTTAGATTTGTGATTTTGGTACCCATAATGGTATGGGATAGATAGAACAAAAGAAAGAGTTGCATTCCCTTTTGgaaaattggtcataaaacattttCTAATCATGCTTCGTAAAGAAACCTTTTAGATTGGAAGCCAAAATTATATGAAACGAACTGACAGCATGTTTGGTTAGCATGAGTTGTGAATCCATTCACACATGATCTAGTGATAAATACATTGAATCACTCACTCAACAAAATTAAtttacatttatttttattatattgaatCACTCAttcatattaaataaaaaaattatatggaaATAACTGGCAGTGTGTTTAGTTAACATGAATAGTAAATCCATTCACACATGATTTAGTGATGAACATATTGAACCACTCATTCAACAAAATATACATTTAACTTTTCTCGTCAGTGTTAGGAATCAATTTTGagaaaattaacaaaataatCTAAGAGAAGAGGTTGAAATTATGTAAATCCAAAATTTTGAGGAGGACACCTATCGGTGGCGAGGCACGATGGTTGGTAAGGTGGTGCAGGATGGCCATtgaccattttttgaaaaaaagatgATTGAATAGTCATCTTATTTTACGAGAgagaaagaaatagtgaaatgaaaattaaaaaaaaacattttatgcCAATAAAGAACCATTAATATATTGAAATTGTTATTAAGTATCTTATTATTATATAGTGGATGTTTATTGTTATAAGAATTTTAATGTACTTTATGACTCTAATATCTATTAGaagaattttatttcatttatacattCCATGTCTATAAATATAGATTCTAGAGAAATATTGTAAAGATCATTATTAATGAACAAAAGACACACTTCTATTTATTCTTCTAATTCCCTtgtttttattctatttattctttattttataacatgttaTTAGTAAACtaccctctcttttttttctaaAACCAAGTATAAATTTTTAATCCTTCTTCCTTAACCACTCGACCACctagttattattattttgtgtcaAGAAATATATAAAACCGATTCCCATTGtagaagaaaagaaattaaaaaatcaCAAGGGATTAAATCTTGCACCTTCTAATATCTATGAAATTTCATTCATTTGAGGATCAAAGATTAACTTTATTCCTTGAGGTCTTAGACACAAAATGAGAAGATTTGCaagaagtttttttaaaaaatattttctcttgattaactttaattttaattcatgatTAACTATGATTGATTTGATTAACTTGTTTTATTTCTATCTTTTTTAGGATGGTGAAAGATTCTCACCATTGATTTTgattctttatcttggatttatTGAGTAAAATTTTGATTGGTAAAAAGCTTCGATGTTTTTTTAACACATGActgtaattattttttatttgttctaAATATGATCAAAATTTTGAGTTAGATTATTAAATATTGATGGGTTCATAAGGTTTATGAATGAACCTTCGTAGTATATTATTTTCAAATGGTTGTCtaattttgtataatatttgaaaaaaaaatatcgTATAGTAATCATGGTAGTCGATACCGTAAAGGTACCTGTAACATATGCTCGTGTCTCTGTCTatatggacgaaaataggccattttacaagccatttttctcacccaacgtATCATGAACCTACAACTAAAATTTCACATAAGtacaagccataacaaggcacCAAATTCAAACATAATCAAGCTATAAACTTAAGGTATACAAACATACAACCAGTATGCCTATGGGGCACCtcaaactcaacatttaatcTTGTATAAATACAATCTCAATTTGACTAAAATTGTAACAGtctatttttcagtgaaatcagaacagtggtttcaggaccacaaatctgatccgaaaatatgatttatttttatttcattatatggtccgtattataataggcatgtcgtgtgaaaatgttgatatgaaaattttatcgattaagtgtttaattacgagaatgactaaatcgcacaaaatgcgaaagttgaattctagtagctataaggatcaaatagctatggaattcaaaactccttatatggtaattaaaccattaagaaaagtatgtagatttttcttggtgactcatccatggaattatagaaaaaaggcaaggactaaattggaatttgaaataattaaattaattaaaatatgataaaagAAAATACCATCTTAttattgtcatcttcaacctaaaattttatagaaaccctaggagagagaggggaagctttcaaggcttaattgggtaagttctcttgtcccgtttttagtaattttggtatttttcaaaCCGAGAtaatttaatctctctatttgagggattaatttgaaaagttatcaaggtatgaaaatgggtcacggatgtattatgctgaaaattagaaattcatgatagaaaatgaaagattattgacagataaacaacttttacaaaatgatttttgatgaaaacataatttagagATTAAAATGAAAAGCtaaaaaatttgatgaaaatttctaaaaattttataaatacatgtgctggaaaatttgtaatggggctttggttaggcttggaatagggagtaatttgcacaattttcattttccgagcctagggataaaatcaaaatttatggaaaagttaagggtaaaatggtaattttgcctaggacataaattgagtccatttaaatatgaaatgtgtgagattgatggttaaattcatttatatagatccggacaacactaattcaaggttagatcgaggaaaagaaaatgtttcggattagtagatttctaacgcgaacaagtgtcgaggtaagttcgtgtaacttaatccggcatgtaaatatgtttaattgaatgttgtgttgtatggaatgtgatttatattgatgcACATTACTTGAATGTTACAATGAGAAACtttatacatgcttgaaatggtgataaaggggtCAAGTCccaattgaatgttgaatttcgatgattgtatgcgctttcccgaaacaaatagggtcctgcatttgttgcggacgtgATTTATTtcggacgagtaatcccaataaccttgttataaaaaggatttagcccagacgggtaattcagatataatatctctcgagtatatgttatgattagggtttagcctggattggtaatcctaattgagttCCTCTGAGCATATGTTGTAAAAAGGatatagcctggactggtaatcccgttatacaatatgtggctcgagagagtgtttcttggttaagtgccctaagggGTGACCTCGATAAGAATTGACGGAATAATGAATCGTACACCtcaagtgtactacttgagccttcatcgaaatttcaatgattcaacgaacATAGAACTCTTAACATGGTATAAGAATCTTAAGATGAAATGAAAataacttgaaagaatattgcttgatgagctcatctattcttACTTGATGTGTATGgaaactttgtgactaacatgtttgattgaatgtatgtgattaggcaatgtagccaaatggatggaaacgtaacattgtatgcctaggttttaattgtaacacccctaactcgtatccgtcgctggactaGGATTATAAAGTATTACCGAtcatttcacagttcatacaaatATGCATTACATTTTACAATTCAAAATTATAACCACATCAATACTCAAATCATTTTCAAATATCAAATCTTAAACTTCATATCGTTCATTtgataacataattaaaacataattcaGCATATAccaaacaatttaaatatttatatatagaaCATATAACAGATCAACAATTTCATTAATTGAATATCAAACCCATTCTTATAATAGTCTTGCACATGCACAAAttatatttcaaataaaataaattcaataccAACTTGTCATTCATTTATATGGCATTTCCCAATTAGTCAATATGAGTTTTCACATTTTTTATATCAATACACATTAATACTCAAATTCATAAGTAAAACTAACATTGCCGAAAGTCAAGTGTTaaacccatttcttttattttccttaTCTTTTCGGCTAACTTAGTTCTTTTGCACCTATTAGTAAACTTACAAGTAACTAAAAATTTTGTATAGTCATACACATGTATATACCAATCGCGAtataaacacacacacacacacacacacatatatatatgtaacaaCATATAAGAGCTGAACTAACAAATCATGACCGAATACCAAGGTACACATATCTATTTTCATCAATTCAACCCCATGATATGAATCTAAGTCTCAATATGTTTTATTACCATGACAAACAAATCAAGTGTCAttcatattattaaattagtCCTAAAGTAAACAATGAATACACACCATGCATATGTCTTGATTTTTACCTAACTAACACATGATCTACTTTAGCTCAATTCACAACCATTATATACCATATGGCCAaacacataataagcttcaaaaaCATCATACAATTTGGATACACTCTCGATATAAGCTCAGACCAAGATCAAACATATATAACATAACCAATTCATCCATACCATCTCCGAATGCAAGCACATAACACAAattataatcaaccatggcatacgacatgataatcaaaataaacttaaaccataaattaaccaaaaccgaattcaagcatagaagttaagccattttcgcatggctcacaTTATACATAGACCAAAATACAacattccaaaataaaatctagcctatacatgccataggttcgaaagtttgcttattaaaatatcGAAgacggtcgatagtgtgatagacttggcTGGCAATCCTCGAGCTCGTAACCagattccaaaatctataaaatagaaacacacatatacacatagtaagcttttatagcttagtaagtcataagcaaacaaaCAATCCAATGATATAGTTAACTCATTTTAACTAACTGAATTACGTTATCATTACCATGCTTAATCTcaaatttacaaatttcataaataatacagTTTCACACACATTTCCTACCTTGGCCGTATGCTCACATATTCAAATTGACCAAAGGTCCTTCAACTTTCAAAGTCATAATGTCATTATTTAACCAATTattcatatacttatataaaCAAGCTCAAGAATCATAATATAACATTATGTACATATACTTCTTATTTAGCGTAATATACATGGTCATTTTACATATATTTAAGAATCAATtccataaaatttatattatttattcataAGGCCAAATACtcttactaaattcacatgtatTCCTCATTTGCATCACACATAATTTGTAACAAGTATCAAATCACATATTTACCTTATTTCAATAAacaacaagctaattcatacctagCCAATTAGTTCGTTTtccacattcgatcacaacttatgtttgcccgatgaaccatttagattggataggacactcggattatcacacatatatcgtacattgccaacgtcccagacgtggtcttacatgtaatcacatatcaatgccactgtcctagacagggtcttactcgcagacatatatcgaaatcacatatcaatgccatggttttactcgcacatcacatatcagaatcctatgtcatgacatatgtatcctagctattcctaaggttcatacggggctttcagacgtcgtaactcagtcgaaacgaatTAAAAAATATAGTAACCAAGCTTGTACACATTCGGCTATTGTAGATATAAATTCGTATATTTCATTTTAGCATATATAATTcgcttttaattaaaattaattatgtctatttgcttataaacttacctcggacgatgtaaaatAGAACgagacgactagtcgacaactttcgtttttccccaatccaaatctgatttctttgggtcttgatctaaacatattcaaattaaactcattcaaacatatttccattcaatttagtccaaaaacacataaataggcaaattaccatcttacccctgacattttacactttttacaatttagtccctattgcacaaaacacaaaatatgcaaaatttcacctCACTCATGTTAGGCTAAATTTTCctagtattcatacaagtccatatattccatttatttcacattttagtccctcaaattattatttttgcaatttaatcctaattactcaaaatcatcaaaaattccaatacaaaacatgttaacccaaaacatagctttcatatttcatcattaaacaacaaaaatcacaagctttcagccatggcataactcaaaatattcaccaaaataaaaaattcaagcatgggtttactagtactcgaagcaacgatatcaaaaacgtaaaaattatcaaaaacagagtaaaaacgaaccttgaatgaAGCTTAGAAGGTGGCCAAACCTagcttcttttatttcttttcttttgtttttgttttcagTGGATGAACAAAGATGTATGAAAAACTTATATATATTAACATGTTATTATTTTACCTTATTAACCTTTAACATTTAATatctaaaacatatataatatggGTACAACTGGCCACCACTAACTCTAGTGGTCAATTTGCAACATAAATGCTTCAATTTACAAAGCGAATAATAATTCGGTCCTTATAcaataaactatcaagttttcaatttatgcgattaagtctttttatttaatcgggcattcaaacgacaaaattaaatcatgaaaatttcacagatataaattcacacataataaacacaaaaaataattttaaaatatttttctgactccgattcatggtcccgaaaccaccgttccgactagggtctaaattgggctattacaactctccctccatagggatttttgtccccgaaaatcttaccagtgaataggtttagataacgctctttcattgcatcctctggttcccatgttgcttcctcaactctatGTTTGTGCCATAATACCATAacaaatgaaattttcttatttcgcaactctttaatctcacgagccagaatgcgaatcgattcttcctcatatgtcatacagacttaatctcaatctcagacagactaatcacatgtgagggatccgatcgatatctacgaagcatcgaaacatggaatacatcatggatCGTTTCTAACtcaggtgtaacacccctcacccgtatccaacactaggacaaggctcgaggcattactgaaactttatcattcataaacatacaaaaccgggtcaccaaattttgtccaaaatttaaaacttctagaacacaagcacATCGTCCTTTATACAGGCCATCGAGGCCTATAACCTACATTAAGGCAGTCCGGTACAAAACCGAAAtcattcgataaactttgggcgacttaataaatttctagctttggaatgtcacacgcccgtgtaggtgggccatgtggactcacacgctcatgtggcctaGGGCACATCCATGTCTTTAACCCGTGGACAACACTGACTTTTGagcatggccaagacacacgcccatgggttCACCCGGTGtctaaaacttgagcattctgttaaaatgacacggcccagacacacgcctgtgcgtcctacccatgtgttaatttgacttaaagttttaggtgcaggggacacatgaccatgacacacgcccatgggtgtgagccgtgtgacagccttaaaatgaccctagtcggaatgtggtttcgggaccacaaaaccgaggcataaaaataatttaatattcattttgatgtctataatatgtgttaaattgtgtgtgacatttttgatgttttgatttagggttataaatgtgaatttcactaaaaaggacctagtagtaaactttgaaagtaggatcgggaaatgtgtgatgactaattgaatcatgcatgcaaaacaatggttttgcatgtcaaatacccctctttttataattggtggtcggccatgacaaagaaggatgggcaaaacatgtcatagacatgttttgttggtgcattatgttggaataaataaaataaggtgcatgggtaataaaaaatgaaaaaaatgtgtgtgaaggcttctcctccccattgccgtgaaggtaagaaagaaaaacaaaaattgttcatccttttcattctctcttggccgaaaattctaaggaagaaggaggggtttttgcttcatgcttggtttggaagaggattaggaggaggtttggccatacttgtatcaagattaaggtatgtttgaggttgtgccatgagattcatgcatgtttttagttgctagcttgatgttcttattagcccatggctcaaatctttgctatgtcaagggaatgatgttcggccaaggtggattttgtgttaatgccattgcatgctaaagatgaagcttgttgatgatatatgtgatggtgggttgatgacccttggattttcttttagcattttgagtaagacattaagttctttgtttaaccatgaccaaaattgaaatggtatggtgttgtgaagtattcgccatggtagatccataagtatgatttatgcatattgcatggtaggtaagatttgagctttggatatatgtttatatttggttataagcaacttgagattctacccttacacctacatgtatatatgtttgcacatgatgtattagtatgacatatatactatctcaaggtatatattttcatatgatgatgtttcgttatgaagtaaatgattgatgcgtattgagttacaatatggaatgcgttagttagtaaaatgtatgccgcttatgtgtggtattatgtataattggcctcaacatggacatgcatattcgccacatgaggggattggggtgcatgcattcggttagaggcaaacatattgatgcctaatcttggcttggaaaattcggctaaggagagtactaactaatgtgttgagtttgattcatgatttctgtacatatgtgactttaatgtctaatgaaaatgtaacatcctgattttttggacttattcgtggttttcaatattttataaagactttaaattattgtatttggatgtgaaattaatattttgagtaagtaaatgggcttatggaaggcccatgagttggccaaaacccagttgaatttttgaaattttggactttggagttaggggttctggctaagaggccttaagtagagttgtgggtaaattgcatcacaaaaagagccttggtaaagtggcaagggtgacaccactaggctcctaggaaagtggcgtgtggagctttggggaaggcatgggatcgattccctgtgttgacaaatagatgcatttatttttaagtgcaggaggggtaagtgttggagttcaggtggattctgctaaaggagagttagatcagtttaaatgcttggattaaggagggataaggggagagatttaagggatttggatgtggctaggagttggccgaatcatgggaattgaagagggaaaaatcggcagggggattatgaggttagtatttcggcacttagggtattgatggTGCCatttttcttctgcttttacaccttaggattattcttttctctcttcttcctctctagccgaaactaccacctcccctattcttctttttctatttttcttcttcacaaccattcatcatacctgctattcatcaatactgttgtcgaatccataaaagccgaaatcttgtgatcactgcttgtgccgatttcttcaaagccaggtttttttttctatgttctttgtttttattaatttacgagattatcttttcttaatcctagataccttaCGACAattttacttcaaggttatagttccatattgtcatctccttcatcacccaaaagccgaaaaaccatagatttgggggcttatagccgaaacttcaagactttgggaatcgagttctaccgtcgtttgatagataaatctgcaccggattgcgtggaaatcaagtaggagtaaggggtaagtacttatcatctcagatctgttcttattttacgatgttaagaaaagccgaaatccctaaaaattagggaggctgtcgatttgagcataaggctttaagggttgtGACTGATGTTTTctctcggtgattagagtcttcttaagcattggatcagaagcgtgaatcattggagcaatcggattcggagctagctatcgattttggcaaaaaggtaaggtttcaaaggcttttagggacatggtttgagcatggatgagtaagttttggggtttagtgatcatggtttgtaaataagaactgtgctaatcaattgtaggacatcggaacagatctcagtagcagtcgtcgcgaaacaggtgtgtaccgaacaccctttcttagttcaattcggcaaaag contains the following coding sequences:
- the LOC108466636 gene encoding probable indole-3-pyruvate monooxygenase YUCCA4 isoform X2; this translates as MGSSKLHQNDANCVWVDGPIIVGAGPSGLATSACLTQQGVPSLILEKSDCLASLWLLRTYDRLKLHLPKQFCELPLLGFPHNFPKYPNKHQFISYLESYAGHFSIQPRFNQAVQNADYDHILGFWRVKTQDSEYISRWLIVATGENAEPVIPDIPGINKFNGSVVHTSSYKSGSEFKNQRVLVIGCGNSGMEVSLDLCRYNAIPHMVVRNTVHVLPREMFGFSTFGIAMALIKWFPLWLVDKFLLLVANFILGNTDQVGLRRPKAGPIELKNVTGKTPVLDVGALSQIKSGEIKVFQVMEGVKEITGNGAKFMDGQEKEIDSIILATGYKSNVPTWLKGCDFFNKDGMPKTPFPNGWKAEKGLYTVGFTRRGLLGTASDAVKIARDIAQQWRPNNSCSNSYVILLKET
- the LOC108466636 gene encoding probable indole-3-pyruvate monooxygenase YUCCA4 isoform X3, translated to MGSSKLHQNDANCVWVDGPIIVGAGPSGLATSACLTQQGVPSLILEKSDCLASLWLLRTYDRLKLHLPKQFCELPLLGFPHNFPKYPNKHQFISYLESYAGHFSIQPRFNQAVQNADYDHILGFWRVKTQDSEYISRWLIVATGENAEPVIPDIPGINKFNGSVVHTSSYKSGSEFKNQRVLVIGCGNSGMEVSLDLCRYNAIPHMVVRNTVHVLPREMFGFSTFGIAMALIKWFPLWLVDKFLLLVANFILGNTDQVGLRRPKAGPIELKNVTGKTPVLDVGALSQIKSGEIKVMEGVKEITGNGAKFMDGQEKEIDSIILATGYKSNVPTWLKVITITMNGMPKTPFPNGWKAEKGLYTVGFTRRGLLGTASDAVKIARDIAQQWRPNNSCSNSYVILLKET
- the LOC108466636 gene encoding probable indole-3-pyruvate monooxygenase YUCCA4 isoform X1, giving the protein MGSSKLHQNDANCVWVDGPIIVGAGPSGLATSACLTQQGVPSLILEKSDCLASLWLLRTYDRLKLHLPKQFCELPLLGFPHNFPKYPNKHQFISYLESYAGHFSIQPRFNQAVQNADYDHILGFWRVKTQDSEYISRWLIVATGENAEPVIPDIPGINKFNGSVVHTSSYKSGSEFKNQRVLVIGCGNSGMEVSLDLCRYNAIPHMVVRNTVHVLPREMFGFSTFGIAMALIKWFPLWLVDKFLLLVANFILGNTDQVGLRRPKAGPIELKNVTGKTPVLDVGALSQIKSGEIKVMEGVKEITGNGAKFMDGQEKEIDSIILATGYKSNVPTWLKGCDFFNKDGMPKTPFPNGWKAEKGLYTVGFTRRGLLGTASDAVKIARDIAQQWRPNNSCSNSYVILLKET